From Solea senegalensis isolate Sse05_10M linkage group LG19, IFAPA_SoseM_1, whole genome shotgun sequence, the proteins below share one genomic window:
- the LOC122785527 gene encoding retinoic acid-induced protein 1 isoform X1 encodes MMQSFRERSSGYHSNQPCYQQEPNELSRLETFRQHPHHPHPQHPHPGPGPHPGPGPGHTRSGYEIHSLANSTSMPPGGGQGTGGGPKDCYSQQTYAGYPGNGGGNGNGNGGSASSQAKKPYRGSKVPPPNPSQHLQGPGSYGNHMGSGNYSAQYISEGQLQQKWEDPTQIAQYDQEMLGRLEGGGTPAPGPSQYMDQNILGQSQTQCHQPSAPAYTSPHHQSHPPNPASSTLMYPQSHLHYPQHSPSPSPSPYMEKCSPMPHCYKGYNMPPNSQYGRQMASHSNLKQGGYRLAQNSYGYQQPSSRGYEQQAPLQAMANPQEPHTKYQHYSQPQQNYCLSELSVRSPEQYYQTCSPSSSHSPARSVGRSPSYSSTPSPLMTNPESFQYGQPPMTPGAASSSSSSSAGIQEQTSANTMLMPPRSHPSPNVLHAATHNYTSTPQIPTMKERFSEKLLSNPSLWSLNALTSQVENISNNVQQLLLSEALVANKKGSKRNSGGSNSSAGSGSSSKKGEEYKSPPYPDGGGGGPMQDPYSTPQHQAMPMELHEGGYSSSSDEQLERSYFYCGQGRSPAQAPNNAHLSLDTTSSCSMTSPDDVSTRSGDSGLHNLTPDQTRCQSGQGGDGMSTPVKSIGDERSPTSITIPSPMKQELDSPLDIQNDESIKENFEESAWTEKSADKEEVAAEKTSDHDRDLDTTTSTEKLEKWINKDKCSMLYSSVNTEVTETAYHGVQSKYEPDSRDLVDQSPAALSDSSHKENFVPEIKSEAFKSESPTASETSVKTLPFISGGDLEQDQYFTEKEDSSENTSPTPQVEALDESNSEKRESRDEDDEEEGEEDIEADDEEEIQKEQQLSLSPPLSAEVVEELGEGNKMSKSMTQEHMNNRDGSEKPHGDLCSRNESIEPHSDNDFVGAPAHPNAATVMAATDASSRESAIGDTAPQPQSAMPVFSALNDKVTPQAQARDHIDHNDAKVLEPDSPQLPGKSILPSAPSWADTPPSPKKGDEDMEPGISCASAVTPLAKPEPEAPSAQPRAFGRKHVRGRRRIMQSGVGVRRQLSLETEVEKEEEGAPSPTQKSSMPPCKTVLYSDQMDLAHHESIVSQTPKIVTDGFRSRMCTRSFNAPDLPSKVEPHVKRKPGPKPGPKPGSKPGQKPGPKPVAKPGPKPRLKPGLKAGPKPGPKLGPKPGPKPVPNEEDLPPKIETPVKRKPGPKPGLKPGPKPGPKPIIKPGPKSGPKPGPKPIDILPTTDTALIKAPVGRPKGSVSKMKQVQHEETTQILTGLQSRGKKSLKVTISQVNQNVKAVNQEEKQANCEVKASEKESKNMVLRSRKPSQEKLSKEKEKVKGEDILTQTLTEMKSSDVCPKVEEFFTVEQTHTPLLNTVKATDVSADQPVPLASPVPIEQSEESTKLPLKRKPSPELTTLPVKKKRGPKPKPKPVLLQPQLLEQDVSTPKGKAVRGPRKKRGPPKKASVVTPSTKDTPPNLSETDITSDVPVVPPQCPTKTKVLPPRKGRGQKYEAMVQKITSPSSKKHIPIPQIESHLTDDVSTKALSQHTLKEGETTVLLNSTEMTEEVKSIESREEESKQQERKEETQEDEKHELSQVTSTSDETRRGLEKDIVNNDDTHTRQKNCKLDRQHDTGNIWSCVDVPDEVWAPGECVPHVSEDVSSAITKSSRTKRKRWAMVESTDASVVALEAGSLIVTTPRLAKQRAIKNNHEMHLKQRRKKRKGQVPLEETGPVQETNTETTEQQQESVEEKICLTESTLPVPISPDEITESFNIPSTDLLQKPRRGRKPSAIPTKRKRGKSSSETIPGMPVKVHKKPGPKPGMKDAMEVIEAVVRAAGCEQAEKEEREKEETEQMEGENEEKQETCYVGPIVTITEQQTETIAVKRIRRRLVHQNSKLSFCPYVRINNSRDFSSWCAIVNKPEDAVIFQRRRKKGILRMKNPFTVAKIVPHTAAMLQGPLVNKNLIGKCLTCCLCGQPANYRDLGDLCGPYYTEDGVPRKILMLKHTKSLREESEKSSEGDEKPGSSSENDGESITEKEGNTEAPSQEESSRRNHHWHYWRPERPERTGREGGSRKLTLRERFRRMKQLQAIGSRALSDQEGSDSMFQRLQAEAEAKEHWAHENCAVWTKGVIMVAGRLYGLKEAVDNSTQASCYKCQTVGASLSCCWRGCSHKYHYVCAKEIGCTFHEDDFSIKCPKHEVRK; translated from the exons ATGATGCAGTCCTTCCGTGAACGCAGCAGTGGTTACCACAGCAACCAACCCTGCTACCAGCAGGAGCCCAATGAATTATCCCGACTGGAAACCTTCCGGCAACATCCACATCATCCTCACCCTCAGCACCCACACCCAGGCCCTGGTCCACATCCAGGTCCAGGCCCAGGACACACCAGGTCAGGCTATGAAATTCATTCACTAGCAAACTCGACAAGCATGCCTCCAGGTGGAGGACAAGGAACTGGAGGAGGACCCAAGGACTGTTACAGCCAGCAAACATATGCTGGGTACCCAGGCAATGGTGGAGGCAATGGGAATGGCAATGGGGGTTCAGCATCTTCACAGGCGAAAAAACCTTACAGAGGAAGCAAAGTGCCCCCACCAAATCCCAGTCAGCACTTGCAGGGCCCTGGGAGTTATGGTAACCATATGGGCTCTGGGAATTATTCAGCTCAGTATATAAGTGAAGGCCAACTGCAGCAGAAGTGGGAGGACCCAACCCAAATAGCTCAGTATGACCAAGAGATGCTGGGGCGCTTGGAAGGTGGTGGTACCCCTGCACCTGGCCCCTCCCAGTACATGGACCAGAACATCCTGGGCCAGTCCCAGACCCAGTGCCACCAACCATCCGCTCCGGCCTATACCAGCCCCCACCATCAGTCCCATCCTCCTAACCCTGCTTCCTCCACTCTCATGTACCCTCAAAGTCATCTACACTACCCTCAACACTCACCTTCTCCTTCGCCTTCACCATATATGGAAAAGTGTAGCCCTATGCCTCATTGTTATAAAGGTTACAACATGCCTCCAAATTCCCAGTATGGCAGACAAATGGCCAGCCACAGCAATCTGAAGCAGGGGGGTTACAGGTTGGCCCAGAATAGTTATGGATACCAGCAACCTTCCTCTAGAGGTTACGAGCAGCAGGCTCCTTTACAGGCAATGGCAAACCCCCAGGAGCCCCACACTAAATATCAGCACTACAGCCAACCCCAACAAAACTACTGTCTCTCAGAGCTGTCTGTCAGATCACCAGAACAGTATTACCAAACTTGTAGCCCCTCTTCAAGCCACTCCCCTGCTCGATCTGTAGGGCGTTCCCCCTCATACAGTTCCACCCCATCACCACTAATGACCAACCCAGAATCATTCCAGTATGGCCAACCTCCAATGACTCCTGGGGCAgcttcctcctcttcgtcctcttCAGCTGGTATCCAGGAGCAAACCAGTGCCAACACCATGTTAATGCCCCCACGCTCACACCCCTCACCCAATGTTCTGCATGCAGCCACGCACAACTACACTTCCACACCACAAATCCCCACCATGAAGGAGCGCTTCTCTGAGAAACTACTTTCAAACCCCAGTTTGTGGAGCCTGAATGCCCTCACTTCTCAGGTAGAAAACATTTCCAATAatgtccagcagctgctgctttcaGAGGCCCTGGTAGCCAATAAGAAGGGCAGCAAGCGCAACAGTGGTGGGAGCAACAGTAGTGCTGGGAGTGGATCATCCTCCAAAAAGGGTGAGGAGTACAAAAGTCCTCCATATCCAGACGGTGGTGGTGGAGGCCCAATGCAGGACCCTTATTCTACCCCACAGCACCAGGCAATGCCAATGGAACTTCATGAAGGAGGCTATTCCAGCAGTAGTGATGAACAGCTGGAGAGGAGTTACTTCTACTGTGGACAGGGCCGAAGTCCAGCGCAGGCCCCTAACAATGCGCACCTCAGCTTGGACACAACCTCATCATGTTCCATGACATCTCCAGATGATGTGTCAACCAGGTCTGGGGACTCCGGTCTGCATAACCTTACCCCTGATCAAACTAGGTGTCAGTCAGGGCAGGGAGGAGATGGCATGAGTACTCCAGTAAAGAGCATTGGTGATGAGAGGTCTCCTACAAGCATTACAATCCCAAGTCCAATGAAACAAGAACTGGACTCCCCTTTAGATATACAAAATGACGAGTCTATCAAAGAGAACTTTGAAGAATCTGCCTGGACAGAGAAATCAGCAGACAAAGAGGAGGTGGcagcagaaaaaacatctgATCATGACAGAGACTTAGACACTACTACATCAACAGAGAAGCTGGAGAAAtggataaataaagataaatgttCTATGCTCTATAGCAGTGTAAACACAGAGGTGACAGAAACAGCATACCATGGGGTTCAGAGCAAATATGAACCTGATTCAAGAGACTTAGTTGATCAGTCCCCTGCAGCTCTGTCTGATTCCAGCCACAAGGAAAACTTTGTCCCAGAGATAAAATCAGAGGCATTCAAATCTGAGTCTCCAACTGCATCTGAGACCTCGGTTAAGACATTGCCTTTCATTTCTGGTGGTGACCTTGAACAGGATCAATATTTCACAGAGAAAGAAGATAGCTCAGAGAACACCTCTCCAACCCCCCAAGTTGAGGCCTTGGATGAGAGTAATtcagaaaaaagagagagcagagatgaggacgatgaagaggaaggggaggaggatattgaggctgatgatgaagaagaaatacagaaagaacaacaactctctctttcccctcctCTGTCTGCAGAGGTTGTGGAGGAGCTGGGGGAGGGGAATAAAATGAGCAAGTCAATGACGCAGGAGCACATGAATAATAGAGATGGGTCAGAGAAGCCTCATGGAGATCTCTGCAGCAGGAATGAGAGCATTGAGCCTCATTCTGACAATGATTTTGTGGGAGCACCTGCCCATCCAAATGCAGCGACAGTGATGGCAGCAACAGATGCTTCTTCAAGAGAGTCAGCAATTGGTGACACTGCTCCTCAGCCCCAGTCTGCTATGCCAGTTTTCTCAGCCCTCAATGACAAGGTGACACCACAAGCTCAGGCCAGAGATCATATTGATCACAATGATGCTAAAGTGCTTGAGCCCGATTCGCCACAGCTTCCAGGGAAGTCAATACTTCCCTCCGCTCCCTCCTGGGCAGACACTCCACCCTCTCCGAAAAAAGGTGATGAGGACATGGAGCCAGGCATCAGCTGTGCCAGTGCTGTGACCCCCTTGGCAAAGCCAGAGCCCGAGGCACCATCTGCTCAGCCCAGGGCATTTGGACGAAAGCATGTCAGGGGCAGAAGAAGAATAATGCAATCAGGTGTGGGAGTCAGGCGACAGCTAAGCTTGGAGacagaggtggagaaggaggaagaaggagcCCCCTCGCCGACACAGAAATCATCCATGCCTCCATGCAAGACTGTGCTCTACTCAGATCAAATGGACTTAGCTCATCACGAATCTATTGTGAGCCAGACTCCCAAAATAGTAACTGATGGTTTTCGTTCCAGAATGTGCACTCGCTCATTCAATGCACCAGATTTGCCATCCAAAGTTGAGCCTCATGTTAAGCGAAAACCAGGCCCAAAACCAGGTCCAAAGCCTGGGTCAAAACCAGGACAAAAACCAGGGCCAAAACCAGTAGCAAAGCCTGGTCCAAAACCAAGGCTTAAACCTGGGCTTAAGGCtggaccaaaacctggacctAAACTAGGTCCCAAACCAGGGCCAAAGCCTGTACCAAATGAAGAGGACCTGCCACCAAAAATTGAGACTCCTGTGAAACGAAAACCAGGACCGAAACCAGGCTTAAAACCTGGGCCAAAACCTGGACCGAAACCAATTATAAAGCCAGGTCCAAAATCAGGACCTAAGCCTGGACCTAAACCTATAGATATTTTGCCCACTACTGATACTGCACTCATTAAGGCTCCAGTAGGTCGTCCCAAAGGCTCAGTTTCGAAAATGAAACAGGTACAACATGAAGAAACCACTCAAATTTTGACAGGACTGCAAAGCAGAGGCAAAAAGAGCTTAAAAGTTACAATATCGCAAGTAAATCAGAATGTGAAGGCAGTAAaccaggaggagaaacaagcaAACTGTGAGGTAAAGGCATCAGAGAAGGAAAGTAAAAATATGGTCTTAAGATCCAGAAAACCCTCGCAAGAAAAACTgtcaaaagaaaaggaaaaagtcaaAGGAGAAGATATCCTAACCCAGACACTAACAGAAATGAAATCTAGTGATGTTTGTCCAAAAGTAGAAGAGTTCTTTACTGTGGAACAAACACATACTCCTCTTCTTAACACAGTCAAAGCCACAGATGTTTCAGCAGACCAACCTGTGCCACTTGCCTCACCAGTCCCCATTGAACAATCTGAAGAAAGCACAAAGCTCCCACTAAAACGGAAGCCTAGTCCTGAACTTACCACTCTACCAGTAAAGAAAAAGAGGGGTCCAAAGCCCAAACCAAAACCTGTACTACTTCAGCCCCAGCTGTTGGAACAGGATGTCTCTACACCTAAAGGAAAGGCTGTCCGTGGCCCTAGAAAAAAGCGTGGGCCACCCAAGAAAGCTTCTGTGGTCACTCCCTCAACCAAAGACACCCCTCCTAATTTGAGTGAAACTGACATCACTAGTGATGTGCCTGTGGTACCACCGCAGTGCCCGACTAAAACAAAAGTTCTCCCACCAAGAAAAGGCAGGGGACAGAAATATGAAGCCATGGTACAGAAAATTACATCCCCAAGCTCAAAGAAACACATTCCAATTCCACAAATAGAGAGTCATCTAACTGATGATGTTTCAACCAAGGCTTTGTCTCAACACACCTTAAAGGAAGGTGAGACAACTGTACTTTTAAATAGCACTGAGATGACAGAAGAAGTGAAAAGCATAGAGTCCAGAGAAGAAGAATCAAAACaacaggagagaaaagaggagacacAAGAAGACGAAAAGCATGAGCTGAGTCAAGTAACATCAACATCAGATGAGACGAGACGAGGGTTGGAAAAAGACATTGTAAATAATGACGATACACATACAAGACAGAAAAACTGTAAACTAGACAGACAACATGACACTGGCAACATTTGGAGCTGTGTCGATGTCCCAGATGAAGTCTGGGCTCCAGGAGAATGTGTACCTCATGTCTCAGAGGATGTTTCCAGTGCTATCACTAAGTCATCCAGAACTAAAAGGAAGAGATGGGCTATGGTGGAGAGTACAGATGCATCTGTAGTAGCCCTGGAAGCAGGGAGCCTCATAGTTACAACACCAAGGCTAGCCAAGCAGAGGGCCATTAAAAACAACCATGAGATGCACCTaaaacagaggaggaagaaaagaaaaggccaAGTTCCTCTAGAAGAAACAGGGCCAGTTCAAGAGACAAATACTGAAaccacagaacaacaacagGAGAGTGTAGAAGAGAAGATATGCCTTACTGAGTCCACATTACCGGTACCAATCAGCCCAGATGAGATCACAGAAAGCTTCAATATTCCCAGCACAGATCTCCTCCAGAAGCCTAGGAGAGGCAGGAAACCATCAGCGATCCCAACCAAACGAAAAAGAGGCAAATCCTCATCTGAGACGATTCCTGGCATGCCAGTGAAGGTCCACAAAAAGCCTGGGCCAAAACCTGGGATGAAAGATGCCATGGAGGTTATTGAGGCAGTTGTAAGGGCTGCAGGGTGTGAACAGgctgaaaaagaagagagagaaaaagaggaaacagaacaGATGGAAGgagaaaatgaggaaaaacaggagaCGTGTTATGTTGGTCCGATAGTAACGATAACAGAGCAGCAGACTGAGACCATTGCTGTAAAAAGAATCAGGCGCAGACTGGTACATCAAAATTCTAAACTGTCTTTCTGTCCTTATGTACGGATCAACAACTCCAGAGATTTTTCCTCTTGGTGTGCCATAGTCAACAAGCCTGAGGATGCAGTAATATTTCAGAGACGAAGAAAAAAGGGCATACTCAGAATGAAGAACCCTTTCACAGTTGCAAAAATAGTACCACATACTGCTGCAATGCTACAGGGACCCTTGGTGAATAAAAATCTAATTGGGAAGTGTCTTACATGCTGCTTGTGTGGACAACCAGCAAATTACAGAGACCTAGGTGATTTGTGTGGACCCTACTACACAGAAGATGGTGTTCCACGGAAGATTTTGATGTTAAAGCACACAAAATCCCTCAGGGAAGAGTCAGAGAAGAGCAGTGAAGGTGATGAAAAGCCAGGTAGCTCCTCAGAAAACGATGGCGAGAGCATCACAGAAAAGGAAGGCAACACAGAAGCACCTTCGCAAGAGGAAAGCAGTAGAAGGAATCATCACTGGCACTACTGGCGGCCAGAAAGACCAGAGAGAACGGGACGGGAGGGTGGTTCACGGAAATTAACCCTGCGTGAGAGGTTCAGAAGGATGAAGCAGCTTCAGGCTATCGGCTCAAGAGCCTTGAGTGACCAAGAGGGAAGCGACAGCATGTTCCAAAGGCTACAAGCAGAGGCAGAGGCGAAGGAGCACTGGGCCCATGAAAACTGTGCCGTCTGGACCAAGGGGGTAATTATGGTAGCTGGGAGGCTTTATGGACTGAAGGAGGCTGTGGACAACTCAACCCAAGCG AGCTGCTACAAGTGCCAGACTGTGGGGGCGTCCCTTAGCTGCTGTTGGAGAGGCTGCTCTCATAAATACCATTATGTCTGCGCCAAAGAGATAG GCTGCACATTCCATGAGGATGACTTCTCCATCAAATGTCCTAAACATGAggtaagaaaataa